A genomic window from Gemmatimonas sp. includes:
- the lptC gene encoding LPS export ABC transporter periplasmic protein LptC — protein MKWRTTAALSLSALVLSAAACPNAKGKTQVKAKATKTAIPDSADQIIFGFRTFLTDQGISKGVLLADTAMSYDDATRMELRRVNVTFYTTVGIRDGVLTAKAGTYNLRLSRLDARGDVVVVRDDGKRLSSQQLVYDQVRNQIFTDSTFVLNEPSRTFTGLGFESDPQLTKFRCLRNCKGLAPVKIPTK, from the coding sequence ATGAAGTGGCGCACAACTGCCGCGTTGAGCCTGAGCGCGCTGGTGCTGTCTGCCGCCGCCTGCCCGAACGCAAAAGGCAAGACACAGGTCAAGGCGAAGGCCACGAAAACCGCCATTCCCGACTCGGCAGATCAGATCATTTTTGGCTTTCGCACGTTTCTGACCGACCAAGGCATTTCGAAGGGTGTGCTACTCGCGGACACCGCCATGTCGTACGACGACGCCACACGGATGGAGCTGCGTCGGGTGAACGTCACGTTTTACACGACCGTGGGTATCAGGGATGGCGTGCTCACCGCCAAGGCGGGCACGTACAACCTCCGGCTCTCCCGCCTCGATGCGCGCGGTGATGTCGTGGTCGTTCGCGATGATGGAAAACGGCTGTCGTCCCAGCAGCTCGTGTACGATCAGGTCCGCAATCAGATTTTTACTGATAGCACGTTCGTCCTGAATGAGCCGTCGCGCACCTTTACCGGCCTTGGATTCGAGTCAGATCCGCAGCTCACGAAGTTCCGCTGTCTCCGTAACTGCAAGGGCCTCGCGCCCGTCAAGATTCCTACCAAATAA
- a CDS encoding KpsF/GutQ family sugar-phosphate isomerase encodes MTAELIIERGRRVLHLEAAALADVERVLGDDFVRAVQLLAACRGRVIIAGVGKSGLVGRKMAATFTSTGSPAMFLHPVESVHGDLGIVGADDVAILISKSGESQELLGLIDALARLGVRMIAMTAERSSRLSRHADVTLDLGVREEACPHDLAPTTSTTVTMALGDALAVALMEEKGFRAEDFARFHPGGSLGRRLLTRVSDVMVSSDLPVLDRAATMREAIILLAERRGIVVVVEHDCVFGVVTAGDLTRLLERHADVLSVPVASVMTTTPRMAYVHELGSAVVHRMETHGIMAMPVLDEQKHLVGIVHLHDLMRAGAA; translated from the coding sequence ATGACTGCTGAACTGATCATCGAGCGCGGGCGCCGCGTTCTGCATCTCGAAGCGGCTGCACTGGCTGATGTCGAGCGCGTGTTGGGCGACGACTTCGTGCGCGCCGTCCAGTTGTTGGCTGCGTGCCGTGGACGCGTCATCATTGCCGGCGTTGGCAAGTCCGGTCTGGTCGGTCGCAAGATGGCCGCGACGTTCACGTCCACCGGCTCGCCCGCGATGTTTCTGCATCCCGTGGAGAGTGTGCACGGCGACCTCGGTATCGTTGGCGCGGACGACGTCGCCATACTGATCTCGAAAAGCGGCGAGAGTCAGGAGTTGCTCGGACTCATCGACGCGCTCGCGCGCTTGGGCGTGCGCATGATCGCGATGACGGCCGAGCGTTCGTCGCGCTTGTCACGGCACGCCGATGTCACGCTGGATCTTGGTGTCCGGGAGGAAGCGTGCCCGCATGATCTCGCGCCAACGACCAGTACCACCGTCACGATGGCGCTCGGCGACGCGCTAGCGGTCGCGCTGATGGAGGAGAAGGGATTTCGCGCCGAGGATTTCGCCCGCTTTCATCCTGGAGGATCGCTCGGTCGGCGGTTGCTCACGCGTGTCAGCGACGTCATGGTGTCGTCGGATCTGCCGGTGCTCGATCGCGCCGCAACCATGCGCGAGGCCATCATCTTGCTTGCCGAGCGTCGCGGAATCGTCGTGGTCGTGGAACATGATTGCGTGTTCGGGGTCGTCACCGCAGGCGACCTGACGCGTTTGCTCGAGCGCCATGCGGACGTGTTGTCCGTGCCCGTGGCGTCGGTGATGACCACCACGCCACGGATGGCGTACGTTCATGAACTGGGGAGTGCTGTGGTGCACCGTATGGAGACGCATGGCATCATGGCGATGCCGGTGCTGGATGAGCAGAAGCATCTTGTCGGGATCGTGCATCTGCACGACCTGATGCGGGCGGGCGCGGCATGA
- a CDS encoding HAD hydrolase family protein, which produces MADVSPAAADVLPPLVIEAPRIEPTLARRIRVVGLDVDGVLTDGGVYLGSAKSGGADVPFELKRYDIQDGLGIQLLRDCGLKVVIITGRVSDSVAQRARELRVDAVVQDPEARKLPALTAIAKDFDCTLDAVAFVGDDLPDLAVLRRVGLPVAVGNAVAEVRRTAALQLHAHGGHGAVREFAEALLLARGEWTDAVERYVASRSVPASAPEHAREDAHA; this is translated from the coding sequence ATGGCCGATGTTTCTCCGGCTGCGGCCGATGTGCTTCCTCCGCTCGTCATCGAAGCGCCACGGATCGAGCCGACGCTGGCGCGACGGATCCGCGTGGTGGGTCTCGATGTCGATGGCGTGCTGACCGACGGCGGTGTCTATCTCGGTTCGGCAAAGTCGGGTGGAGCCGATGTGCCGTTCGAGCTGAAGCGCTACGACATTCAGGACGGCCTCGGCATTCAGCTGCTCCGTGACTGCGGCCTTAAAGTCGTCATCATCACGGGCCGCGTGTCGGACAGCGTCGCGCAGCGCGCGCGCGAGCTTCGGGTCGATGCCGTGGTGCAGGATCCGGAAGCGCGCAAGCTCCCCGCGCTGACCGCGATCGCCAAGGACTTTGACTGCACGCTCGACGCTGTCGCGTTCGTTGGTGACGACCTTCCCGATCTCGCGGTGCTTCGTCGCGTCGGTCTGCCCGTCGCCGTCGGCAACGCGGTCGCCGAGGTGCGTCGCACCGCGGCGTTGCAGTTGCACGCGCACGGTGGGCACGGCGCCGTGCGAGAGTTCGCGGAGGCGCTCCTTCTCGCTCGAGGCGAGTGGACGGACGCCGTCGAACGCTATGTCGCGAGTCGCAGCGTTCCTGCGTCCGCACCTGAGCACGCGCGTGAGGACGCGCACGCATGA
- the kdsA gene encoding 3-deoxy-8-phosphooctulonate synthase, with the protein MTTSLFPADRLFLIAGPCQLEDDTLNLRVAESLARLAEHVPGGVIFKASFDKANRSNVDGVRGPGLEAGLAALERVRAATGLPILTDVHEASQCAVAADVVDVLQIPAFLCRQTDLLLAAGATGKAVNVKKGQWMHPEGMRGAMRKVEAGATLAALAAGPLAVTERGTFFGYGDLVVDMRSFARLRESCDVPVIFDATHSVQRPGQGAGGTSGGAREFIPPLTLAAIAAGAQGLFIETHPDPDHAPSDGPNMLRLDQLTDLMARVVDIWDRVRS; encoded by the coding sequence ATGACCACGTCACTCTTTCCGGCCGACCGTCTCTTTCTCATTGCCGGCCCGTGCCAGCTCGAGGATGACACGCTCAACCTGCGCGTTGCCGAATCCTTGGCTCGATTGGCCGAACATGTACCTGGTGGCGTCATTTTCAAGGCCAGCTTCGACAAGGCGAATCGTTCGAATGTCGACGGCGTGCGCGGTCCGGGGCTTGAGGCCGGACTCGCGGCACTCGAGCGTGTTCGCGCCGCGACGGGGTTGCCGATTCTCACCGATGTACACGAAGCGTCGCAGTGCGCAGTTGCGGCTGACGTGGTGGATGTGCTGCAGATCCCGGCGTTTCTCTGTCGACAGACCGACTTGCTGCTGGCCGCCGGAGCAACCGGAAAGGCGGTGAATGTGAAGAAGGGGCAGTGGATGCACCCCGAGGGCATGCGGGGGGCGATGCGGAAGGTGGAAGCGGGCGCAACCCTCGCGGCATTGGCAGCGGGCCCGCTGGCCGTTACCGAACGCGGCACCTTTTTCGGCTACGGTGATCTGGTCGTGGACATGCGCAGCTTTGCGCGCCTGCGCGAGTCGTGCGATGTCCCCGTGATCTTCGACGCCACGCACAGCGTGCAACGCCCGGGACAAGGTGCGGGCGGCACGAGTGGCGGTGCGCGTGAATTCATTCCGCCGCTCACGCTGGCCGCGATCGCCGCAGGCGCGCAGGGGCTGTTCATCGAAACGCATCCCGATCCGGATCACGCGCCGAGCGATGGTCCGAACATGCTGCGTCTCGATCAGCTGACGGATCTCATGGCGCGTGTTGTCGACATTTGGGATCGTGTGCGTTCGTGA
- a CDS encoding CTP synthase — MTTKSTNANQTTTPKYIFVTGGVVSSLGKGIAAASLGRLLVERGFRVTMMKLDPYLNVDPGTMSPFQHGEVFVTDDGAETDLDLGHYERFLDRPLSQANNITTGRIYSNVITKERRGEYLGSTVQVIPHITDEIKGAVKRIAPGNDVVLVEVGGTVGDIESLPFLEAIRQFRREVGKENALFVHLTLVPYIAAAGEVKTKPTQHSVRELMEIGIQPDFLICRSEKPLQDDVKRKIALFCNVDFGAVIESPDVPTIYEIPLSFEQQGFAERVMERLRLTAPTPDLTNWRTMVQHITKPHTRVKICVVGKYTDYIDSYKSVQEALIHGGIANDVGVDLAWTSSDLFTSPERAREILLNYHGLLVPGGFGVRGVEGMVEAIRAARELSIPFFGICLGMQVAIIEFARNVLKLDDSHSSEFAPECQDPVISLMDSQRDVTDMGGTMRLGAYPCRLQRGSKAAEVYGQPEVSERHRHRYEVSNRYRDSLIEHGMRLSGLSPDDSLVEMIELPGHPYFIGCQFHPELQSRPLRPHPLFAGFVAAAERHHHAQEQAVQPSLAHVNQ; from the coding sequence ATGACCACCAAGAGCACGAACGCGAACCAGACAACCACGCCGAAGTACATCTTCGTGACCGGTGGTGTCGTGTCATCGCTGGGGAAGGGAATCGCCGCCGCGTCGCTTGGACGGTTGCTCGTCGAACGTGGGTTTCGCGTGACGATGATGAAGCTCGATCCGTATCTCAACGTCGATCCGGGCACGATGTCGCCGTTTCAGCATGGCGAAGTGTTCGTCACGGACGACGGCGCGGAGACCGACCTCGATCTCGGGCACTACGAGCGCTTTCTCGATCGGCCGCTGTCGCAGGCGAACAACATCACAACGGGACGCATCTATTCGAACGTGATCACCAAGGAACGTCGTGGTGAATACCTCGGCTCCACGGTGCAGGTGATTCCGCACATCACCGATGAGATCAAGGGCGCGGTGAAGCGGATCGCGCCTGGCAACGACGTCGTGCTCGTCGAAGTCGGTGGCACGGTCGGTGACATCGAATCGCTGCCATTCCTCGAAGCGATCCGCCAGTTTCGCCGTGAGGTGGGCAAGGAGAATGCGCTCTTCGTCCACCTCACGCTCGTGCCGTACATCGCGGCCGCTGGTGAAGTGAAGACCAAGCCCACCCAGCATTCCGTGCGCGAGCTCATGGAGATCGGTATCCAGCCCGACTTCCTGATCTGCCGCAGCGAAAAGCCATTGCAGGATGACGTGAAGCGCAAGATCGCGCTCTTCTGCAACGTGGATTTCGGCGCCGTGATCGAGAGTCCGGACGTGCCGACGATCTACGAAATTCCGCTGTCGTTCGAGCAGCAGGGATTTGCCGAGCGCGTGATGGAGCGGCTGCGACTGACGGCGCCGACGCCTGATCTCACAAACTGGCGCACGATGGTGCAGCACATCACGAAGCCGCATACGCGCGTGAAGATCTGCGTCGTCGGCAAGTACACCGATTACATCGACAGTTATAAGAGCGTGCAGGAAGCGCTCATCCACGGCGGCATCGCGAATGATGTCGGCGTCGATCTCGCGTGGACGTCGAGTGATCTCTTCACCTCACCGGAACGGGCGCGCGAGATTCTGTTGAATTATCACGGCCTGCTCGTACCGGGCGGCTTCGGCGTGCGCGGCGTAGAAGGTATGGTCGAAGCCATTCGTGCGGCGCGCGAGCTTTCGATTCCGTTCTTCGGCATCTGCCTTGGCATGCAGGTGGCCATCATCGAGTTCGCACGCAACGTGCTGAAGCTCGACGACAGTCACTCCAGCGAGTTCGCGCCGGAGTGCCAGGATCCCGTGATTTCGCTGATGGACTCGCAGCGCGACGTGACCGATATGGGCGGTACGATGCGCCTCGGCGCGTATCCCTGCCGTTTGCAGCGCGGGTCGAAGGCGGCCGAGGTGTACGGACAGCCTGAGGTGAGTGAGCGGCATCGTCACCGCTACGAAGTGTCGAACCGGTACCGCGACTCGTTGATCGAGCACGGCATGCGCTTGAGCGGTCTCTCTCCCGACGACTCGCTGGTAGAGATGATTGAGCTTCCGGGGCATCCGTACTTTATCGGCTGCCAGTTCCACCCGGAATTGCAGTCGCGACCGCTGCGTCCGCATCCGCTATTCGCCGGATTCGTTGCGGCGGCCGAGCGCCACCACCACGCGCAGGAGCAAGCCGTGCAACCGTCATTGGCGCACGTGAATCAGTGA
- the kdsB gene encoding 3-deoxy-manno-octulosonate cytidylyltransferase, translating to MSVLAVIPARLGATRLPRKPLRLLAGEPLIIRVYQRVVALAIGDHVVVATDHPDVFAACESRGIPVVMTRDDHPSGTDRVAEVAARPEFAHFSVILNVQGDEPFVSREALAGAVSIVRDGRAPIGTAAVPIPASALAKPDVVKVVRGDDGLALYFSRAPIPYLRELADAGAQQALARQHVGVYAYTREALQAWVGWAPHPLELVERLEQLRPLAHGLTIGVADVPAAEGGIDTEDDLERANLRWHAPPTNTLS from the coding sequence ATGTCAGTACTCGCGGTGATCCCGGCGCGCCTTGGCGCGACCCGTCTTCCCCGCAAGCCGCTTCGCCTCCTCGCCGGCGAGCCGCTCATCATTCGGGTCTACCAGCGTGTCGTCGCGCTCGCCATCGGCGACCACGTGGTCGTGGCGACCGATCATCCCGACGTGTTTGCTGCCTGCGAATCGCGCGGGATTCCGGTAGTCATGACGCGGGACGACCACCCCAGCGGCACCGATCGGGTGGCCGAAGTCGCCGCCCGGCCAGAGTTTGCGCATTTCTCGGTGATTCTGAACGTACAGGGCGACGAGCCCTTCGTATCACGCGAAGCCTTGGCCGGCGCCGTGTCCATCGTCCGCGACGGTCGGGCGCCGATCGGGACGGCTGCCGTCCCGATTCCCGCGTCGGCGCTCGCGAAACCCGATGTCGTGAAAGTCGTGCGTGGCGATGACGGCCTCGCCCTCTATTTTTCGCGAGCACCTATTCCGTACTTGCGCGAACTGGCGGATGCCGGGGCCCAGCAGGCGCTGGCCCGTCAGCACGTCGGTGTGTACGCGTATACACGCGAAGCCCTGCAGGCGTGGGTCGGCTGGGCGCCGCATCCGCTGGAACTCGTCGAACGCCTCGAACAGTTGCGCCCGCTCGCGCACGGTCTCACGATCGGCGTGGCGGACGTGCCCGCGGCCGAAGGCGGCATCGACACCGAAGACGATCTCGAACGCGCGAACCTGCGCTGGCACGCTCCCCCAACGAATACCCTGTCGTGA